The following are encoded in a window of Camelus ferus isolate YT-003-E chromosome 20, BCGSAC_Cfer_1.0, whole genome shotgun sequence genomic DNA:
- the FAM50B gene encoding LOW QUALITY PROTEIN: protein FAM50B (The sequence of the model RefSeq protein was modified relative to this genomic sequence to represent the inferred CDS: deleted 1 base in 1 codon), whose protein sequence is MAQYKGTMREAGRALHLIKKREKQKEQMEVLKQRIAEETIAKSQVDKKFSAHYDAVEAKLKSSTVGLVTLNDMKARQEALVREREMQLAQRARREQRRRQLQAQRERERKREQRRQICGLSFSPDDGDGGDGDGDGEAAEEEKEAGPPAPGRPRRHLGKDPAVDTSFLPDREREEEERRLREELRREWEARRERVKREEVEVTFSYWDGCGHRRAARIHKGGTVQQFLKKALQALRRDFRELRAAGVEQLMFVKEDLILPHYHTFYDLIVAQARGKSGPLFAFDVHDDVRLLSDATREKDESHAGKVVLRSWYEKNKHIFPASRWEPYDPEKKWDRYTVR, encoded by the exons ATGGCGCAGTACAAGGGCACGATGCGCGAGGCCGGCCGGGCCCTGCACCTGATCAAGAAGCGCGAGAAGCAGAAGGAGCAGATGGAGGTGCTGAAGCAGCGGATCGCCGAGGAGACCATCGCCAAGTCGCAGGTGGACAAGAAGTTCTCGGCTCACTACGACGCGGTGGAGGCCAAGCTGAAGTCGAGCACGGTGGGGCTGGTGACCCTGAACGACATGAAGGCGCGGCAGGAGGCCCTGGTGCGCGAGCGGGAGATGCAGCTGGCGCAGCGCGCGCGGCGGGAGCAGCGGCGCCGGCAGCTGCAGGCGCAGCGCGAGCGGGAGCGCAAGCGGGAGCAGCGGCGCCAGATCTGCGGCCTGTCCTTCTCGCCCGACGACGGCGACGGA GGCGACGGCGACGGCGACGGCGAGGCGGccgaggaggagaaggaggccgGGCCGCCGGCGCCCGGCCGGCCCCGCAGGCACCTGGGCAAGGACCCGGCCGTGGACACCAGCTTCCTGCCGGACCGCGAGCGCGAGGAGGAGGAGCGGCGGCTGCGCGAGGAGCTGCGGCGAGAGTGGGAGGCGCGGCGCGAGCGCGTGAAGCGCGAGGAGGTGGAGGTGACGTTCAGCTACTGGGACGGCTGCGGGCACCGGCGCGCGGCGCGCATCCACAAGGGCGGCACGGTGCAGCAGTTCCTCAAGAAGGCGCTGCAGGCGCTGCGCCGCGACTTCCGCGAGCTGCGCGCGGCCGGCGTGGAGCAGCTCATGTTCGTCAAGGAGGACCTGATCCTGCCGCACTACCACACCTTCTACGACCTGATCGTGGCCCAGGCGCGCGGCAAGAGCGGGCCGCTCTTCGCCTTCGACGTGCACGACGACGTGCGGCTGCTCAGCGACGCCACCCGGGAGAAGGACGAGTCGCACGCGGGCAAGGTGGTGCTGCGCAGCTGGTACGAGAAGAACAAGCACATCTTCCCCGCCAGCCGCTGGGAGCCCTACGACCCCGAGAAGAAGTGGGACCGCTACACCGTCCGCTGA